One stretch of Nicotiana tabacum cultivar K326 chromosome 18, ASM71507v2, whole genome shotgun sequence DNA includes these proteins:
- the LOC107813429 gene encoding phosphoglycerate kinase, chloroplastic: MASATASHTLCGIPATSSSTTNKAIAPSSARFLAKTPLRRLGFAGAAADSLFTNHVATKLRSLKSSSKPIRGVASMAKKSVGDLTAAELKGKKVFVRADLNVPLDDNQNITDDTRIRAAVPTIKHLMANGAKVILSSHLGRPKGVTPKYSLAPLVPRLSELLGIQVVKAEDCIGPEVEKLVASLPEGGVLLLENVRFYKEEEKNEPEFAKKLASLADLYVNDAFGTAHRAHASTEGVTKFLKPSVAGFLLQKELDYLVGAVSNPKRPFAAIVGGSKVSSKIGVIESLLEKCDILLLGGGMIFTFYKAQGLSVGSSLVEEDKLELATSLLEKAKAKGVSLLLPSDVVIADKFAPDANSKIVPASAIPDGWMGLDIGPDSVKTFNDALDTTKTVIWNGPMGVFEFDKFAVGTEAIAKKLADLSGKGVTTIIGGGDSVAAVEKVGVASVMSHISTGGGASLELLEGKVLPGVIALDEADAPVAV; the protein is encoded by the exons CGCTGGCGCCGCCGCTGATTCTCTCTTCACCAACCACGTGGCTACCAAGCTCCGATCCCTCAAGAGCTCCTCCAAGCCTATTAGGGGCGTTGCTTCTATGGCCAAGAAGAGCGTTGGAGACCTCACCGCTGCCGAGTTGAAGGGCAAGAAAGTCTTCGTCAGGGCCGATTTGAATGTCCCACTTGATGATAACCAGAACATTACTGATGACACTAGAATTAGAGCTGCCGTCCCTACTATCAAGCACTTGATGGCCAATGGTGCTAAAGTTATTCTCTCCAGTCACCTG GGACGGCCAAAAGGAGTCACTCCTAAATACAGCTTGGCACCACTGGTCCCCAGGCTATCCGAACTGCTTGGAATCCAG GTTGTGAAGGCTGAGGACTGCATTGGTCCAGAAGTTGAGAAGTTGGTTGCTTCACTTCCCGAGGGTGGTGTTCTTCTTCTCGAGAACGTGAGATTCTACAAGGAGGAAGAGAAGAACGAACCTGAGTTTGCAAAGAAACTTGCATCATTGGCAGATCTTTATGTGAATGATGCATTCGGTACAGCTCACAGAGCACATGCCTCTACAGAGGGAGTTACTAAATTTTTGAAGCCTTCTGTTGCAGGTTTCCTCTTACAAAAG GAATTGGACTATTTAGTCGGGGCGGTTTCAAATCCAAAGAGGCCATTTGCTGCTATTGTGGGTGGTTCAAAGGTTTCATCCAAGATTGGAGTGATCGAATCACTTTTAGAGAAATGTGATATATTGCTTTTGGGTGGAGGAATGATCTTTACCTTCTACAAGGCTCAGGGTCTTTCAGTTGGTTCCTCCTTGGTTGAGGAAGACAAACTAGAACTCGCTACATCACTCCTAGAGAAGGCCAAGGCGAAAGGAGTCAGTCTCTTGTTACCATCTGATGTTGTGATTGCAGATAAATTTGCTCCTGATGCAAACAGCAAG ATTGTGCCTGCATCTGCTATCCCAGACGGTTGGATGGGGTTGGACATTGGACCAGACTCTGTTAAGACTTTCAACGATGCCTTGGATACCACAAAAACAGTGATCTGGAATGGACCTATGGGGGTGTTTGAATTTGACAAGTTTGCTGTTGGAACAGAG GCAATTGCAAAGAAGCTCGCGGACTTAAGTGGGAAAGGAGTGACGACTATCATTGGAGGTGGAGATTCTGTTGCAGCTGTTGAGAAAGTTGGAGTTGCTAGCGTGATGAGCCACATATCCACTGGTGGTGGTGCCAGTTTGGAGCTACTGGAAGGCAAGGTGCTCCCCGGTGTCATTGCTCTTGATGAAGCAGACGCCCCCGTTGCTGTGTAA